The following nucleotide sequence is from Tardiphaga alba.
TTCATCCTTTGCGGGACTGCGGTGCGCGAGGTTCGGGGGCGAGTTCGGTGCATCGACTTGCAGAAAAACTGCTCGCGCAACCATTCATAGTTACGCTTTAGCGTGGATAGCCAACACTCGGTTCGTTGCCCATAACCACGAAAGGCAAATCGCTAACACCTTGGTGTTAGGTCACCAAGGGTAAGGCGGCCTTATCAGATTTCATTGCCGACCTTTGGGTTGCATTAAAAGAGATGCGATTGATGGCTACGAATGGGCCGCGTTCGCTATCAACCGATGACGTCACCGACGAAATAGTGAACGACCATCGCAACGTCCGCTTTGCGCGGTAGACCCAATCGGTCGGCGCAACACTCTAATCTTCTAGCAAAGATGGAGTGTAGACATGGGACGACGGCAACGCATCAATTACTCGGCGGCACAACGATCCGAAATCTGGGATCGTTGGCGAGCAGGCGAGCCGATGAGTTCTATCGGACGCCGGTTTGATCGCGATTCCTCATCAGTATTCTCGATCATATCGCCGACTGGCGGCATCCAACCACCGGATCGGCGTCGTGCCAAGCGAGCGCTCAGTCTGTCTGAACGGGAAGAAATCTCTCGTTGGCTCAGCACGGGCTGCTCTTTGCGGTCGATCGCGCGTCATTTGGGACGATCTGCTTCGACCATCAGCCGCGAGGTCCATCGCAATGGTGGGACAAATCGGTACAGGGCGGCTCCGTCTGATCAGGCGGCTTGGGATCGGTCGCGAAGACCCAAGCTCTGTAAGCTGGCTTGTCGTCCGTTCTTGAGACGGACAGTATCGAAGCTGTTGCAGAAACAATGGTCGCCGGAGCAGATCGCCGGTCGGCTGAAGCGCATGCACCCGGCGGAGCCCGAAAAGCAGGTGTCACACGAAACGATCTATCGCAGCCTTTTCATCCAGGCGCGCGGCGTCCTGAAAAAAGAGCTTCTTGAGCACCTAAGAGCCAAGCGTACTGTTCGTCGCTCGCGGCATGCGAGCATGAAGCGGAACGGGCTCGGCCAGATCAAGAACGCTGTCTCCATCAGAGAGCGGCCACCTTCCGTTGAAGACCGCGCAGTCCCCGGCCATTGGGAAGGTGATCTGATCGGCGGATCGAAGAATAGCTATATCGCAACGCTTGTTGAACGCCATTCGCGCTACGTGATGCTGATCAAGGTCGCGAACAAGGATACCGAAAGCGTCGTCTCAGCGCTGATTAAGCAATCGCGGCGGTTGCCCAGCGAACTTTACAGGTCGCTGACCTGGGACCGGGGTAAAGAGCTTGCCGATCATCAGCGGCTGGCGCTGGCCGCCGAAGTCGATATCTATTTTTGTGACCCACGTTCTCCCTGGCAGCGCGGATCAAACGAAAACACTAACAGGTTGCTGCGCCAATATCTTCCGCGTGGCACCGACCTTTCCTTGCATAGCCAGGCCCAGCTCGGCGCCATTGCAAGGCAGCTCAATGAGCGACCACGGAAAACCTTGCTTTATGAGACGCCGGCTGAAAGGTTTGCCGAATGTGTTGCAGCGATCGGTTGAACTCACCGCCATGAGCCGACATTGCAGCGAGCTTAGAGATCGGTTTGGCCACGCCGTTCCACGTACGCTGCCCGACCCAGGCGGCCGAATACTCGGCCTTACGCAAGGCGGCTTCTGGAAAGTCTGCCTGACCGGGGTTGAGTTCCTGTAGACAAACGATGTCCGGCTTCGACGATTTCGACCAAGCGGGCAGATTTTGAGACGCTTCTTGACGTTATTGATGTTGAACGTCGCAACCTTCATGCGCAACGTCTCCGGCCTCGTCTAAGCTCCGTAAACCAGTCCGCGTAGGCAGTATTCTTGGTCATATGGCGATTCAGGTCGGGGCGCCGTCATGCCACCACACGGGCACTCGCTCTCTCAACGCTCGCTTGGCCTCATACACCGCGCGATGAGCGCCGCTTTCCGCATCAGCATCGCCTTGCGCTCGCGCGGCTTTGACAGCCCGACGCGCATCCATGAGATCGGACACAAGTACGGCTTTTCGTGCTTCAGAGCTTCGGGTCAGCGAGCCGCCAGAGTCGTCCGCGAACGCCGAAATATCGTCCGTCCGGTGTGACAGGATGCTGTAGCGCCATGTTCCCCTTGCTCGCCCGTCGCCATGCTGCGGCCGGGCCGAAAACGCTGACGGGGACGCGACGTTCCCGACCTGCTCCGTCAGCTTGTCAAATCGATGAGCGTTGGATGGATGTCGTCTTCGTCGAACTCAAGAAGAGCAAGAGTGATCGGCAGCTTAAAGCGACGGCGGCCAGCGCTTCCGGGATTTAGAAAAAAGACGTCATTCACGATTTCGACCTTTGGTATATGCGAATGGCCAGATATCACGATGTCACAGCCCGCGGGTAGCGAAGCCATCGCCTTGAGATCGTGCAGCACGAAGATGGAGCGACTTGCGAAGCTGATTCTTTGGGTCTCGGGATAGGCTTTAGCCCATGCTGCCGTGTCAACGTTGCCCCGGATGGCGGTCACGGGCGCAATCCGGGCGAGGGTCGCGACAATGTCCCGATGACCGATGTCCCCGGCATGAATGATGTGATCAACCCCGGCCAAGCTTCGCTCTGCTTCCGGTCTCAGCAGGCCATGGGTGTCGGAGATGACCCCGAGGCGGCCTATCGTAGACTGCTTCCGAGACTTGACTGACCGAGACGACTGCATCATGTGAACAGTTTGTCGCGAATGTAGCGGGACGTGGGCGTCAGCCGGACACGATGAGGCTTGCGCCAGACTGCCTTGTCCAGCTCCATCTTGTCACCGATCTCCAGGCGCCCTGACGTCTTCTTGGCGATAAACAGGGCATCGCTCATTCTGCGACCGGAATACTTGTTCTTCGTTGTCGCTTCCCGCCAAAGAACTAGACGACCGAGTTTGAGCTGGGGCAGCTCTTCCGCGATCTCGCGCCGAAGACATTCTCCACGGCATCAAGTCCGGCGTCATGCGTCCGCTCGCGGGTTGCGGGCCTTGCGCGGCCGCGAAGACTGCGTGCTGTCGTCATCCGTCGCAATTACGCGTCCAATCGTGGCAATAAACGCTTCGAGAACGGCCAGGCGCTGCGACGGCGGTGCCGATCGGCGATACGTCAACCGGTCGTCTTTCCATTCGAGCATGGTTTTGGGATCAAAGGCCTTCGGCAGATCGGCACACCGTTGCTGGTCAAATGTGGCAGCCAAAGATTTTGGTCCGGCATCGACGCTCGCGATGCCGAGCCGCATGCATCCGAGTTCGAAGCGCGCCAGTCCCATAAGATTACGCGCTTCGGTCGGCAGTTGTCCAAAGCGCTCGTCGATCTCGTCTTCCAACTCTTCCAACTGGCTGTCACGTTCCGCCCGGAAGATGCGGGCGTATAGCTCCAGCCGAATGCCTGCATCCTTGACATAGGGGATCGGTAACAAGGCCGGTATGTCGAGATTGACCTCCGGACGCCGGTCAAACACCGGCGGTAGATCGGCTTGGCTCATCGCCCGATCCAGCAGATGACCAGACAATTCGGTCCCGAGAAGCTGAATGTGTCCGCTCTGCTTGTCCGATAGCAGGTCTCCGCCTCCGCGCATATCCATGTCACCTGCGCTGACCAAGAAGCCGGCGCCTTGGTCCCGCAGATTCTTCAGCGTGTCCAACCGCTTGGCCGCCGCGCCCGAAACGGCGTTTTCGGCGTCAGTCAGAAACAATGCAAACGATCTTGTGCTTCGGCGCCCCACCCGGCCTCGCAACTGGTGCAATTGCGCTAGGCCGAACCTGTCCGGACGCCACACGATGATCGTGTTGGCTCGCGGGAGATCCAAGCCGCTTTCGATGATGTTGGTCGCGAGAAGAATGTCGGCTTCACCTGCAGCGAAACTCATCATCGCAGCATCAATATCGGCGGCCGGCATTTTGCCGTGCACCGCGATTGTCTTCAGTTCCGGCGCGGCGTCCTTGAGACGCCGCGCCATTGGCGAGATATCTTCGATCCGTGGGCATACGACAAAGGATTGTCCACGGCGCCGATGTTCGCGGCGCAACGCGGCCGCGACAGTCGCTTCATGAAATGGCTCGACGGCGGTCATGACCGGGACACGTCTGACCGGCGCCGTTGCAATCATGCTGAGCGCACGCAATCCTGCACGTACTTCACTCAAGGTTCTGGGGATCGGAGTGGCCGTCATGGTCAGGACATTCAGACCTTCAGCCAGAGCCTCGAGTTTGGATTTTTGCACTTTTCCGAAATGCTGTTCCTCGTCGATCACTAACACGCCGAGGTCCTTGAATTCGACGCCCTTGGCGGCCAATGCATGGGTTCCGATCACGACGGATAGCGAGCCATCCGCCAACGTCGCCTTGATGGCGCGGGCCTCGGCGGCCGTCGTGAAGCGTGACAGCAACCCCACCTCAATGCCGAAAGGCGCGAAGCGACGACGGAAGGTCTCAAAATGCTGTCGGGCCAGCACCGTCGTTGGCACAGCCACCGCAACCTGCTTTCCCGCGAACACCGCCGCTGCGGCCGCACGCAGCGCGACTTCTGTCTTGCCGTATCCGACGTCACCGCACACCAGCCTGTCCATCGGACTATCGGACGCAAGGTCGGTCAGGACGTCGGTGATGGCCACAGCCTGATCGGCTGTGGGAATGTAATCGAAGGCCGCAGCAAACGTCTCGTAATCCGCGACTTCTGGCACGATAGGATCGACCCGGCGTTGCTGACGTTCGCTCACGCGGTCGGCGATGTGCTCCGCTGTCGCCGCAATGTCGTCTTCGGCTCGCGATCGACGTTCGAGCCAAGACGAGCCGTCAGCCTTGTCGAGGGAAACGCCATCGGAATCTGACGAATAGCGCCAGATCAATCGGAGATCCGATAATGGCAGCAAAACGTGGTCATCGTCTGCGAATTGCAGCCGGATCATTTCCGCATCCGGAACACCGGCCGCCGACAAAGGGACCAGATCGCGCAGAATGGCCATGCCGCGGTCCATGTGGATAACGACATCGCCCGGCGACAGTGATTGATCACAGATACTTCGTCGCAGACCAACCGTCATGATGTCCTGATGCGTCGCACGGCTACCGAGGAGATCGGCCGCAGCCACGACGACCACGCCGTCGGTCCAGGCGAAACCACAATCGAGATCGGCAAACATCGCTGCAGGACGATTGGGCTTCGCCTGCGCGGTGGCTTGTTTCCAGTCCGGGCATAGGGTGCTGGCCAACCCCGCCCGTCGCTCCATTGACCGCAGGTCCCGCTTCGACACAGCCGTGAAGATCACCAGACGACCACTATCCTGCTGTTGCTGAAGAAACAGCCGGAAGGCTCGCGTTGGCGCGGCTTCTTTAAAGAACGTTCGCGGCTCTGACCCGGAAGATGTCTCGGGCAGGACAACGGCGTTGCGACGCGAGAGACTCTGTTTCCATTCGTTGAAGGACATGACGGTCGACGCCTTCTCGGCGTCGACACTGCCTAGCCACCGTTTCGCAAGCGACTCCACGCCATGATCAACGACAACTATCGAAGACGGGCAGTAGTCGAAAAACGTCGTCGCGATCCGCGATTTCCCCAAGCCGCCGGATTTTTCAGCTCCACATGGACTTGTTTCGTCAACCACGTCGATCACGACCGCGTTGATTGCTTCGAGATCTCTCTGATCCATCAAATCGTATAGGTGGATATCCGTGACCCGATCTGCCTCGTATCCGATACGCACCGGGCCCAGAGCGCCCGCCGGAAAAATTTCAAGCGCATTTCCGAGAAAGATGGCGGTGCCGGGCGCTTCGATCCGATCATCAAGCAGATATCCGCTGCTGGTCAGAAAGCTACGCACCTTGTCTTCAGCGAACGGCCCACCATTCGAAAGGTGCAGCGCCGATGTCAACATGGTTTCCGGCGCCGGCACCCGTCTTGCGAGAGCATGGACCGTAGTGATGACAAGTGCGCCTTCCGCCTCCGCGAGACGGCGCAGCACCGAACTGCGCCGCCCTGCGATCTCCGGCGACGGTTCGATATCATCCATTGCCGTCGGTCCAAGGCTTGGCAGCACCATGACCCGGGAACTGGGCTCAAAGGCATGAACGGCAGCGCCCAATTGCTCCGCGCGGCGCTCGTCATCGCAAATGAAGATCAATCCGGCGCGGCATGCGGAACGCCAGACCTCGAGCAGATAGAGCGCTGCCTGACCCAACGGAGCATCGGACGATATCGGCGGAGGCGACGGGCTGAATGAACGACTCCGTGTTTTCGCTGTAGACGACTTCGGCGGTTTGGATTGCATGCCACTCATCTCACAGGCCGGCTCTTCAGCCGCAGTTCTATCGCCATTTTTTACCTACGCTGTCGGGACGACCTTGATGCATCGATACTTCTTAGCGCGGAAGGTCTCATAGAGGGCTGAGCCGTCATCGAACGCGTAAGAACATAACGATCTCCGATCGTTTGAGTGATTGGGGGCCCAACAGAGCGTCTTGCAGCTTGTTCCTACAGGTCTGGTTCTTTCCCAACGCAAATCGAATAGACGAGGCAATCTTCCCGGCAAGAAATTCAAAGGCGCGCATGTGAAAGGCAATCAGCAGGAACCGCGCTTCGCTACTCTCGTTGCCATTCTTTCAAGGAGGATTTTCAGTGGCGAAAAAGGCAAAGACATCGAAGAAGGCACCGTGGGACAAAGCTAACCCCAAGAAGAAGGCAGGCAAGAAGTCCAAGAAGCTGACGCCTGCCAAGAAAGCCAAAGCAAAAAAAGCAGCCAAGAAGGCCGGTCGCAAATATCCCAGCCTTGTGGACAACATGAACGCGGCGAAAGCAAAGAAGACGAAGAAGGCCTCGGTCAAGAAATCCGCCGCCAAGAAATCAAGGAAGGCCAAAACGAAGAAATCGGCCAAATAGATTGATATCAAAAAATAAGGGCGGGTGCTTGCGCGGCATCCGCCTTATCTTCGCAGCTCAAAGCCCATCCCGCTTCAGCGCCCGCTTCAAGCCACACTATCTTGGCAACGATGCGCCCGTCCGTAGCGATGCAGGTGTCACCGATAAGTCCGATCCGCATCGTGACGATATGCTCACGTGCCGATGATATGGAACAGCGCTGGCAGGCTAATGGCCAGCAATCCGAGCGTCACGATGCCAATCACCAGGCCTTCAGGCTCGTCCTTGTCCGGCGGGGGCTCCGGTCCAATTCGGTCGGTGAGTAATCCGAACATGTCCGAG
It contains:
- a CDS encoding DEAD/DEAH box helicase is translated as MGQAALYLLEVWRSACRAGLIFICDDERRAEQLGAAVHAFEPSSRVMVLPSLGPTAMDDIEPSPEIAGRRSSVLRRLAEAEGALVITTVHALARRVPAPETMLTSALHLSNGGPFAEDKVRSFLTSSGYLLDDRIEAPGTAIFLGNALEIFPAGALGPVRIGYEADRVTDIHLYDLMDQRDLEAINAVVIDVVDETSPCGAEKSGGLGKSRIATTFFDYCPSSIVVVDHGVESLAKRWLGSVDAEKASTVMSFNEWKQSLSRRNAVVLPETSSGSEPRTFFKEAAPTRAFRLFLQQQQDSGRLVIFTAVSKRDLRSMERRAGLASTLCPDWKQATAQAKPNRPAAMFADLDCGFAWTDGVVVVAAADLLGSRATHQDIMTVGLRRSICDQSLSPGDVVIHMDRGMAILRDLVPLSAAGVPDAEMIRLQFADDDHVLLPLSDLRLIWRYSSDSDGVSLDKADGSSWLERRSRAEDDIAATAEHIADRVSERQQRRVDPIVPEVADYETFAAAFDYIPTADQAVAITDVLTDLASDSPMDRLVCGDVGYGKTEVALRAAAAAVFAGKQVAVAVPTTVLARQHFETFRRRFAPFGIEVGLLSRFTTAAEARAIKATLADGSLSVVIGTHALAAKGVEFKDLGVLVIDEEQHFGKVQKSKLEALAEGLNVLTMTATPIPRTLSEVRAGLRALSMIATAPVRRVPVMTAVEPFHEATVAAALRREHRRRGQSFVVCPRIEDISPMARRLKDAAPELKTIAVHGKMPAADIDAAMMSFAAGEADILLATNIIESGLDLPRANTIIVWRPDRFGLAQLHQLRGRVGRRSTRSFALFLTDAENAVSGAAAKRLDTLKNLRDQGAGFLVSAGDMDMRGGGDLLSDKQSGHIQLLGTELSGHLLDRAMSQADLPPVFDRRPEVNLDIPALLPIPYVKDAGIRLELYARIFRAERDSQLEELEDEIDERFGQLPTEARNLMGLARFELGCMRLGIASVDAGPKSLAATFDQQRCADLPKAFDPKTMLEWKDDRLTYRRSAPPSQRLAVLEAFIATIGRVIATDDDSTQSSRPRKARNPRADA
- a CDS encoding IS30 family transposase; the encoded protein is MGRRQRINYSAAQRSEIWDRWRAGEPMSSIGRRFDRDSSSVFSIISPTGGIQPPDRRRAKRALSLSEREEISRWLSTGCSLRSIARHLGRSASTISREVHRNGGTNRYRAAPSDQAAWDRSRRPKLCKLACRPFLRRTVSKLLQKQWSPEQIAGRLKRMHPAEPEKQVSHETIYRSLFIQARGVLKKELLEHLRAKRTVRRSRHASMKRNGLGQIKNAVSIRERPPSVEDRAVPGHWEGDLIGGSKNSYIATLVERHSRYVMLIKVANKDTESVVSALIKQSRRLPSELYRSLTWDRGKELADHQRLALAAEVDIYFCDPRSPWQRGSNENTNRLLRQYLPRGTDLSLHSQAQLGAIARQLNERPRKTLLYETPAERFAECVAAIG
- a CDS encoding metallophosphoesterase family protein, encoding MQSSRSVKSRKQSTIGRLGVISDTHGLLRPEAERSLAGVDHIIHAGDIGHRDIVATLARIAPVTAIRGNVDTAAWAKAYPETQRISFASRSIFVLHDLKAMASLPAGCDIVISGHSHIPKVEIVNDVFFLNPGSAGRRRFKLPITLALLEFDEDDIHPTLIDLTS